One Drosophila virilis strain 15010-1051.87 chromosome 5, Dvir_AGI_RSII-ME, whole genome shotgun sequence DNA window includes the following coding sequences:
- the Rgk1 gene encoding pneumococcal serine-rich repeat protein isoform X2, producing MTADPISLCFWICLQPERYVPGSPIFRDSSAPPNATPSTPITAAPTGAAAAAATTTSTASASPTSRSRGQAMTISLSHAAQGNATATKSTTNNSSNNNNKPKPLATCYMSTRSAAMMALTLGQQSSEKKSSKPASGKQTTSSSSSNASPRTNNRAVSMTRPANRSTPTPAAMSNVNAANSTCTATATSTTTSRATSKPSTPTAVRAAAQLNGMGILSGGSNSSGSDNDGFSTSGSSTATALRRLYFKSGRSIKNKINSSTSSTPLNNLPMNAVSNAFHNSVSGATAMHAMGVSGVPKLVVMGTSSASIPDTTINTSTDSACTLITNVTHTDTSETCDSLDLGDNSGPSEPLFSSLEEPLLTAIQIDSEHEAGGTELELTSCSRYPPRPDMNLQDSTESQESCLSILTGEPSSTTPLLVSSRQPSTAPPPTRGREHFTFDPPQSPKSARSSEKARSHFTFKEETQQARRASSSHYTGSATTAEADEVHEERLAANRNKKLRARERDTMNANGGGGGGSAGSTRNRISPNVSPSSSNRTSPKRERKRTTPSASTGAIAKINSAPPTMKDGNFFGSCQNQKQRQSQQQQQQQLSPSSSASAQQRKYSSSSSSGSSERCLRDAAAGGTMFPFDREALDYERIQRECFAPSSATASTSSDSEEGENCSVYERKLSADIFQQYSRLTQQEQQQQQHQLNHERDRDWDRERERPPSRKNSKRIRPDSVIHTTIRENQQYVPQSDAFYPQTKSSSSPSDHSYAELNKFEDIASKFEQIPPKHGSNSTLNLQMLHMHSPGSESLASASLSPTDTTRKRSFKSKSKSKTQTQLQAQALEDLLPGSGSSAGAINVTANPLEAAAVCKQPRATIVVQQPSLSMDNTVETLLIKNEGDFISVEQGKELNARKRHSQQLAHPPHAGQLHHHHHHHHHQVQGHGYTQQQQQQQQQQQQQHKRDENMRQLLDVTNTLTIEELRDFEMRYGSPHHSRSQSVKMPGSRASGRPNQLCLPQQRSRVASMPNTGVEEEYYRLRHFSITGKGVVNRGDSLKSRRSRSNNSVASSNSSTEHLTAQQQQQQQQQLQQGQQQLPAPTSHSARTSLASSRESSTSNPGNGPYRVLMLGGPAVGKSSLVSQFMTSEYLHAYDTSIDLGNCDIRIHIEKAADGNSNNKNHETKIYYK from the exons cCTGAGCGCTATGTACCCGGCTCACCCATCTTTCGCGACAGCAGCGCACCGCCCAATGCCACGCCCTCAACACCTATAACAGCTGCGCccacaggagcagcagcagcagccgccacgACGACGAGCACAGCGAGCGCTTCCCCCACCTCCAGGAGTCGTGGTCAAG CCATGACAATATCCCTTTCACATGCAGCACAGGGCAACGCAACGGCCACAAAGAGCACCACtaacaatagcagcaacaacaacaacaaacccaAGCCTCTGGCCACCTGCTACATGAGCACTCGGTCCGCGGCGATGATGGCGCTTACGCTGGGCCAACAGTCCAGCGAGAAGAAATCATCAAAACCAGCTAGCGGCAAGCAAACCAcgtccagttccagttccaatGCCTCGCCACGCACTAACAATAGAGCTGTCTCCATGACGCGTCCTGCTAACCGATCCACGCCCACACCGGCAGCTATGTCCAATGTGAATGCTGCTAATTCAACTtgcacagcaacagctacgTCCACGACCACGTCCAGAGCCACGTCGAAGCCATCAACGCCCACAGCAGTGCGGGCTGCTGCCCAGTTAAACGGCATGGGTATCCTCTCGGGCGGCAGCAACTCAAGCGGCTCGGACAATGATGGATTCAGCACTTCGGGCTCCTCAACGGCAACGGCTCTCCGTCGATTGTATTTCAAGAGCGGGCGCAGTATCAAGAACAAGATCAATTCATCCACCTCCTCCACACCACTCAACAATTTGCCCATGAATGCCGTCTCCAACGCCTTTCACAACTCGGTGAGTGGTGCAACGGCCATGCATGCAATGGGCGTCTCTGGAGTGCCCAAG CTGGTTGTGATGGGCACTTCATCGGCCTCCATTCCGGATACGACCATCAACACATCCACGGACTCGGCCTGCACACTCATCACCAATGTGACGCACACGGACACGTCGGAGACCTGCGATTCCCTGGACTTGG GCGACAATTCTGGCCCCAGCGAGCCGCTGTTCAGCTCGCTGGAGGAGCCTTTGCTCACGGCCATACAAATCGATTCGGAACATGAGGCGGGCGGCACTGAATTGGAACTAACGAGCTGCTCACGCTATCCCCCGCGACCCGACATGAATCTCCAGGACAGTACCGAG AGCCAGGAATCCTGTTTGTCCATATTGACGGGGGAGCCGTCATCAACAACCCCGCTGCTTGTGTCGTCACGTCAGCCCAGCACGGCGCCGCCGCCCACACGTGGACGTGAGCACTTCACCTTCGATCCGCCGCAGTCACCAAAGTCGGCGCGCAGCAGCGAGAAGGCCCGCAGTCACTTCACCTTCAAGGAGGAGACACAGCAGGCGCGCCGAGCAAGTAGCTCCCATTATACGGGTAGTGCAACCACCGCTGAGGCTGATGAGGTGCACGAGGAGCGTCTTGCGGCCAATCGCAACAAGAAACTGCGTGCCAGGGAGCGCGATACAATGAATGCCAATGgaggtggcggcggcggcagcgctgGCAGCACACGTAATCGGATCTCGCCCAACGTTTCACCCTCGTCCAGCAACCGCACCAGTCCCAAGCGTGAACGGAAGCGTACCACGCCCTCTGCTTCAACGGGCGCCATAGCCAAGATCAACTCTGCGCCGCCAACAATGAAGGACGGCAACTTCTTCGGCAGCTGCCAGAACCAAAAGCAGCGTCaatcccagcagcagcagcagcagcagctgtcacCCTCTTCCTCGGCCTCTGCGCAGCAGCGTAAGTATTCGTCCAGTTCatccagcggcagcagcgaaCGCTGTCTGCGAGACGCAGCCGCTGGCGGCACAATGTTTCCCTTTGATCGTGAGGCCCTCGACTATGAGCGCATCCAGCGGGAATGCTTTGCGCCCAGCTCGGCAACGGCCAGCACCAGTAGCGACTCGGAAGAGGGGGAGAATTGTTCCGTCTACGAGCGCAAGCTGAGCGCCGACATCTTTCAGCAATACTCGCGTCTCACccaacaggagcagcaacagcagcagcatcagcttAATCATGAGCGGGATAGGGACTGGGACCGGGAGCGGGAGCGTCCACCCTCCCGAAAGAACTCCAAGCGCATACGACCAGACTCCGTGATACACACAACCATACGCGAGAATCAGCAGTATGTGCCACAATCGGACGCGTTCTATCCGCAGACCAAGTCATCCTCCTCGCCCAGCGATCATTCCTATGCCGAGCTGAACAAATTCGAGGATATCGCCAGCAAATTTGAGCAGATACCACCCAAACATGGCTCCAACTCGACGCTGAATCTGCAGATGCTGCATATGCATAGTCCAGGCAGCGAATCCTTGGCATCCGCATCACTTAGTCCCACAGATACCACACGGAAACGATCCTTCAAAAGCAAATCCAAATCGAAGACGCAGACGCAGCTGCAGGCTCAGGCACTGGAGGATTTACTACCGGGTTCAGGTTCGAGTGCGGGCGCCATTAATGTGACTGCAAATCCCTTAGAGGCAGCCGCCGTCTGCAAGCAGCCCCGTGCCACAATCGTTGTACAACAA CCATCCCTCAGCATGGACAATACGGTCGAAACACTGCTGATCAAAAATGAGGGGGATTTCATCAGTGTGGAGCAGGGCAAGGAGCTGAATGCGCGTAAGCGGCACTCACAGCAGCTGGCACATCCGCCGCATGCCGGCCAactgcatcatcatcatcatcatcatcatcaccaggTGCAGGGACATGGCTACactcaacagcagcagcaacaacagcaacaacaacagcaacagcacaaaCGCGATGAGAACATGCGACAGCTGTTGGATGTAACCAATACCCTGACAATTGAGGAGCTGCGCGACTTTGAAATGCG CTATGGCTCACCACATCACAGCCGGTCGCAGTCGGTGAAAATGCCCGGCAGTCGCGCCTCCGGACGCCCCAATCAGCTATGTCTGCCCCAGCAGAGATCACG CGTCGCATCCATGCCCAATACTGGTGTCGAGGAGGAATACTACAGACTACGGCACTTTTCCATTACCGGCAAAGGCGTTGTAAATCGCGGCGATTCGCTAAAGAGTCGACGCAGTCGCTCCAACAACAGCGTGGCCAGCTCCAACTCCAGCACGGAGCACCTGaccgcccagcagcagcaacagcagcaacagcagctgcaacagggacaacaacagctgcccgCGCCCACTTCCCACTCGGCACGCACCTCGCTGGCCTCCAGTCGTGAGAGCAGCACCTCTAATCCGGGCAATGGACCCTACAG AGTTCTGATGCTTGGCGGTCCGGCGGTGGGCAAAAGTTCGCTGGTCTCACAGTTCATGACCTCGGAATATTTGCATGCGTATGACACAAGCATTG ATCTAGGCAACTGTGATATACGCATACATATTGAAAAAGCCGCCGACGGtaatagcaacaataaaaatcatgaAACAAAAATCTATTACAAATAA